One window from the genome of Esox lucius isolate fEsoLuc1 chromosome 23, fEsoLuc1.pri, whole genome shotgun sequence encodes:
- the LOC117593798 gene encoding uncharacterized protein LOC117593798, whose product MHGRCRSARPSTSRGRNMICPPAPTPTLMASDGSLTSQGAGTSPDHSWAFSAQPRSDRPVTRYRRVPSLEVWRIQSDYPRTGSARSDMSSGRSSEQALARLLEETIQEVESLQKLNHELAGDAKKSLFQRLKTYINKKRHNKVDVLPSPESPVVDLPAASNPWVTLSDGPGCLRLNTVLPRPAQEVGMERKGPGKIWAQSRALNASKQALASIPEETIQELMDELSWDIEDKQANKSPWKRFQCSFKRKKGHTADKKEDMTAQCCFPYLHFLRLLCK is encoded by the coding sequence ATGCACGGACGTTGCCGATCAGCCCGGCCCTCAACCTCCAGGGGCCGGAACATGATCTGCCCGCCTGCCCCCACACCCACTTTGATGGCCTCAGACGGCAGCCTGACCAGCCAAGGAGCCGGTACCAGCCCTGATCACTCCTGGGCCTTCAGTGCTCAACCAAGGTCTGACCGTCCAGTTACCCGCTACAGGAGGGTACCATCCCTAGAGGTGTGGAGAATCCAGTCTGATTATCCCCGGACCGGGTCGGCCCGATCAGACATGTCCTCCGGTAGGTCCTCAGAACAGGctctcgcccgcctcctcgaggAGACCATACAAGAGGTGGAATCTCTCCAAAAGCTGAATCATGAGCTGGCAGGGGATGCTAAGAAGTCCCTCTTCCAAAGGCTGAAAACCTACATCAATAAAAAGAGGCACAACAAGGTGGATGTGCTCCCATCTCCGGAGAGCCCCGTCGTGGATCTCCCAGCGGCCAGTAACCCTTGGGTGACCCTCAGCGATGGGCCAGGATGCCTCCGCCTTAACACAGTACTCCCCCGTCCAGCCCAGGAAGTGGGCATGGAGAGAAAAGGCCCTGGAAAGATCTGGGCCCAATCAAGAGCCTTGAATGCCTCAAAACAGGCCCTCGCCAGCATCCCTGAGGAGACTATCCAGGAGTTGATGGATGAGCTGTCCTGGGATATTGAGGACAAACAGGCCAACAAGTCCCCCTGGAAACGTTTTCAGTGCTCCTTCAAGAGGAAGAAGGGCCACACTGCCGACAAAAAGGAAGACATGACCGCTCAATGCTGCTTTCCCTACCTTCATTTCCTGAGATTGCTCTGCAAATAA